One window of the Longimicrobium terrae genome contains the following:
- a CDS encoding ABC transporter substrate-binding protein, which produces MTHPDPGSRQSRAPRAALGVLLCGACLLAGCTRSGGGLVLGLAIPLTDGAGKPDPYGVRSRMGAELAVAEINAAGGIAHDSLRLRVVDDHGDPSTAPEVADRLVNDPAVLAVVGHVYSGTTLKAAERYDGHLAALATSATSPEISRLGGWIYRMASSDSANAVALARAARQMGRRIGVLYSNDDYGQGLARNFISALRQERVEVLEADPFLDATPDFRPYLRRMQSRGVDLVFVAGLQEPAARAITQAREIGITTRFLGGDGIEGLAEMGSRFDGTTVGVLFHPQMSDSARAFTARFRARFGQNPDSQAALAYDAVRLMARALRGGARTPGAVRAYLETVGRGGGSDAFEGAAGTVKFDSNGDPVDKRFTLGVIGGGGIQLPEAAR; this is translated from the coding sequence GCACGCGGAGCGGCGGCGGCCTGGTGCTGGGGCTGGCGATTCCCCTGACGGACGGCGCGGGCAAGCCCGATCCCTACGGCGTACGCTCGCGCATGGGCGCCGAACTGGCCGTGGCCGAGATCAACGCGGCGGGCGGGATCGCGCACGATTCGCTGCGGCTGCGGGTGGTGGACGACCACGGCGATCCCTCCACGGCGCCCGAGGTGGCCGACCGGCTGGTGAACGACCCCGCGGTGCTCGCCGTGGTGGGGCACGTGTACTCCGGCACCACCCTCAAGGCCGCGGAACGCTACGACGGCCACCTGGCCGCCCTGGCCACCAGCGCCACCAGCCCCGAGATCTCGCGCCTGGGCGGGTGGATCTACCGCATGGCCAGCAGCGACTCGGCCAACGCCGTGGCCCTGGCCAGGGCCGCGCGGCAGATGGGCCGGCGCATCGGCGTGCTGTACAGCAACGACGACTACGGGCAGGGGCTGGCGCGCAACTTCATTTCCGCGCTGCGGCAGGAGCGCGTGGAGGTGCTGGAGGCCGACCCCTTTCTGGACGCCACCCCCGACTTTCGCCCCTACCTGCGCCGCATGCAGTCGCGCGGCGTGGACCTGGTGTTCGTGGCCGGGCTGCAGGAACCCGCGGCCCGCGCCATCACGCAGGCGCGGGAGATCGGGATCACGACGCGCTTTCTGGGCGGCGACGGCATCGAGGGGCTGGCGGAGATGGGAAGCCGATTCGACGGCACCACGGTGGGCGTCCTCTTTCATCCACAGATGTCTGATTCGGCCCGGGCGTTCACGGCGCGGTTCCGCGCGCGCTTCGGGCAGAACCCCGACTCGCAGGCGGCGCTGGCGTACGACGCGGTGCGGCTGATGGCGCGCGCGCTGCGCGGCGGAGCGCGTACGCCGGGGGCGGTGCGGGCGTACCTGGAAACGGTGGGACGCGGCGGAGGGTCCGACGCCTTCGAGGGCGCGGCCGGCACGGTGAAATTCGACAGCAACGGAGATCCGGTGGACAAGCGGTTCACGCTGGGGGTGATTGGCGGCGGCGGCATTCAGCTGCCGGAGGCCGCCCGATGA
- a CDS encoding methyl-accepting chemotaxis protein: MSIVPADGRRRRRLSAWLRGGGVAIVILVLAGAGATLVALQLLQRDMEKRMTQLRASSEVGTALESLILNQIASGEQYLLAPSPEFARSFADYGRQAHEQRRKYKDLANITTAEQQQITAVEQSHQSIEVEYALAHAQLDVGDREGALRRVAAVRPRTQELEENIRSISAAQTQKVTDAAASLRTDVRKWQAFLALMALAAGALTAWLIWWALRMIQKPLETLGGAARQLGEGDLRLNMTGHTDDMPEEFAALADTFEHMSGQLRNIVGETAGTAQRISNFASDLSSISEEVAASSGEVATAMVGIASGAETQSQGLQATRDALEEMGRRSDEIVNASQTVTSLSEQIYLVAAQSRSEVSTALQRLLEIREVVTESASQVTELEQASAQIDRFVETITGIARQTNLLALNAAIEAARAGEHGRGFAVVAEEVRKLAEGSARAASEVAQNVQTIRGRIEEVVSTMSRSTTKVADVEEVSRGADSALEQILAAVDGVRLGADQVEQAALRNSAAMGGVEAALTDVSGTSESHAASAEEVSAAAEEQSAATQEMSASSAELLHAAERMRELVSGFRV, translated from the coding sequence ATGAGCATCGTGCCGGCGGACGGGCGGCGCAGGAGGAGGCTGAGCGCCTGGCTGCGGGGCGGCGGCGTGGCGATCGTCATTCTGGTGCTGGCGGGGGCGGGCGCCACGCTGGTTGCGCTGCAGCTTCTGCAGCGCGACATGGAAAAGCGGATGACGCAGCTGCGGGCCAGCAGCGAGGTGGGCACCGCGCTGGAGTCGCTGATCCTGAACCAGATCGCCTCGGGCGAGCAGTACCTGCTGGCGCCCAGCCCGGAGTTTGCCCGGTCCTTTGCCGACTACGGCCGGCAGGCGCACGAGCAGCGCCGCAAGTACAAGGACCTGGCCAACATCACCACCGCCGAGCAGCAGCAGATCACCGCGGTGGAGCAGTCGCACCAGAGCATCGAGGTGGAGTACGCCCTGGCGCACGCGCAGCTGGACGTGGGCGACCGCGAGGGCGCGCTGCGCCGCGTGGCCGCCGTGCGTCCCCGCACGCAGGAGCTGGAGGAGAACATCCGCTCCATCAGCGCCGCGCAGACGCAGAAGGTGACGGACGCGGCCGCCAGCCTGCGCACCGACGTGCGCAAGTGGCAGGCGTTTCTGGCCCTGATGGCGCTGGCGGCCGGGGCACTGACGGCATGGCTGATCTGGTGGGCGCTGCGGATGATTCAAAAGCCGCTGGAAACGCTGGGCGGCGCCGCGCGGCAGCTGGGCGAGGGCGACCTGCGCCTGAACATGACGGGGCACACCGACGACATGCCCGAGGAGTTCGCCGCGCTGGCCGACACCTTTGAGCACATGTCCGGGCAGCTGCGCAACATCGTGGGCGAGACCGCGGGAACGGCGCAGCGCATCAGCAACTTCGCCTCGGATCTCAGCAGCATCAGCGAAGAGGTGGCGGCGTCCAGCGGCGAGGTGGCCACCGCCATGGTCGGCATCGCCAGCGGCGCCGAGACGCAGTCGCAGGGGCTGCAGGCCACGCGCGACGCGCTGGAGGAGATGGGCCGCCGCTCCGACGAGATCGTGAACGCGTCGCAGACGGTGACGTCGCTTTCCGAGCAGATCTACCTGGTGGCCGCGCAGAGCCGCAGCGAGGTTTCCACCGCGCTGCAGCGGCTGCTGGAGATCCGCGAGGTGGTGACGGAGTCGGCGTCGCAGGTCACGGAGCTGGAGCAGGCGTCGGCGCAGATCGACCGCTTCGTGGAAACCATCACCGGAATCGCGCGGCAGACCAACCTGCTGGCGCTGAACGCGGCCATCGAGGCGGCGCGCGCGGGCGAGCACGGCCGCGGCTTCGCGGTGGTGGCCGAAGAGGTGCGCAAGCTGGCCGAAGGTTCGGCGCGGGCGGCCAGCGAGGTCGCGCAGAACGTGCAGACCATCCGCGGGCGCATCGAGGAAGTGGTGAGCACCATGAGCCGCAGCACCACCAAGGTGGCGGACGTGGAAGAGGTGTCGCGCGGCGCCGACTCGGCGCTGGAGCAGATCCTTGCCGCGGTGGACGGCGTGCGGCTGGGCGCCGACCAGGTGGAGCAGGCTGCCCTGCGCAACTCCGCGGCGATGGGCGGGGTGGAGGCGGCGCTCACGGACGTGTCGGGCACCAGCGAGTCGCACGCGGCCAGCGCCGAAGAAGTGTCCGCCGCGGCCGAGGAGCAGTCCGCGGCCACGCAGGAGATGTCGGCGTCCAGCGCCGAACTGCTGCACGCGGCCGAGCGCATGCGCGAACTGGTGAGCGGCTTCCGGGTCTGA
- the lpdA gene encoding dihydrolipoyl dehydrogenase produces the protein MAEDTFDLIVLGGGPGGYVAAIRAAQLGLKTACVEKEGALGGTCVRVGCIPSKALLDSTELFDQIRHKTELHGITVGAPEMDVARMHARKDAVVKSNTDGVAFLFKKNKIEWVRGFGRLASPETVEVQGEGGTRTLRAKNIILASGSVPVELPFLKFDGERIIDSTGALTLPEVPKHLVVVGGGVIGMELGSVWLRLGAKVTVLEMAPTILPGMDAEIVRQADRVFRKQGFEVRTGTRVTGAERRGDKVFVSVEGQEPIEADYVLVAVGRRAYTEGMGYEEAGIRLNRGVIQVDEHYHTGVGGIYAIGDAIGGRMLAHKAEEEGVAAVEFAAGNHGHVNYDAVANVVYTWPEIASVGMTEEEAKAAGAEYRVGKFPFQANGRARAMAETDGMVKILADAKTDRMIGLHILGPRASDLIAEAALAMEFQASATDIAMSVHAHPTLPEAVKEAALAAGGRAIHI, from the coding sequence ATGGCTGAAGATACATTCGACCTGATCGTTCTGGGCGGCGGGCCCGGCGGCTACGTGGCCGCCATCCGCGCCGCACAGCTGGGCCTCAAGACCGCCTGCGTGGAAAAGGAAGGCGCGCTCGGCGGCACCTGCGTGCGCGTGGGATGCATTCCCAGCAAGGCGCTGCTCGACAGCACCGAACTGTTCGACCAGATCCGCCACAAGACGGAACTGCACGGCATCACCGTCGGCGCGCCGGAGATGGACGTGGCGCGCATGCACGCCCGCAAGGACGCCGTCGTCAAGAGCAACACCGACGGCGTCGCCTTTCTGTTCAAGAAGAACAAGATCGAGTGGGTGCGCGGATTCGGCCGCCTGGCCTCGCCGGAAACGGTGGAGGTGCAGGGCGAGGGCGGCACGCGGACGCTCCGGGCAAAGAACATCATCCTGGCCAGCGGATCCGTGCCCGTGGAGCTTCCGTTCCTCAAGTTCGATGGCGAACGCATCATCGACAGCACCGGCGCCCTCACTCTTCCCGAAGTCCCCAAGCACCTCGTCGTCGTCGGCGGTGGCGTGATCGGGATGGAACTGGGGAGCGTGTGGCTGCGGCTGGGCGCAAAGGTGACCGTGCTGGAGATGGCGCCCACCATCCTCCCCGGAATGGACGCCGAGATCGTGCGCCAGGCGGACCGCGTGTTCCGCAAGCAGGGCTTCGAGGTGCGCACCGGCACCCGCGTGACCGGCGCCGAGCGGCGCGGCGACAAGGTGTTCGTCAGCGTCGAGGGACAGGAGCCCATCGAGGCGGATTACGTGCTGGTGGCGGTCGGGCGGCGGGCGTACACCGAGGGGATGGGATACGAGGAGGCCGGCATCCGTCTGAACCGCGGCGTCATTCAGGTGGATGAGCACTACCACACCGGCGTGGGCGGCATCTACGCCATCGGCGATGCCATCGGCGGGCGCATGCTGGCGCACAAGGCGGAGGAAGAGGGCGTCGCCGCGGTGGAGTTCGCCGCCGGAAATCACGGCCACGTCAACTACGACGCGGTCGCCAACGTCGTCTACACCTGGCCGGAGATCGCCTCGGTGGGGATGACGGAGGAAGAGGCCAAGGCGGCCGGCGCCGAGTACCGCGTGGGCAAGTTCCCCTTCCAAGCCAACGGCCGTGCCCGCGCGATGGCGGAAACCGACGGCATGGTGAAGATCCTGGCGGACGCCAAGACGGACCGCATGATCGGCCTGCACATCCTGGGGCCGCGCGCCAGCGACCTGATTGCCGAGGCCGCGCTGGCGATGGAGTTCCAGGCCAGCGCCACCGACATCGCCATGTCCGTGCACGCGCACCCCACGCTCCCCGAGGCGGTCAAGGAAGCCGCGCTGGCCGCCGGCGGCCGGGCCATCCACATCTGA
- a CDS encoding DUF6929 family protein: MSVLRGREDPALAAVITRIVPLRYAAGADPALDRPAHVRAGSGLAWIGGVLAVVQDDAAFLALIDPRTGEVNSLPLPAEDGVRQFGDDRGNKARKPDLESCVVLPDADGAELLAAFGSGSTPARERIVFVRGIPARPRVEVHHAPAFYAALHAARDFAGSELNVEGAAWDGGELILVNRGNGAVVDGRQPADATCRIHWPALLDHLRGGTAPPVPGAVTAYDLGEVDGSRLTFTDVAAFGGRIVFTAAAEASPNTYDDGPVAGAALGVLAAGGARWALLRDAAGRPFDGKVEGVAPGREPGTALVVVDRDDPRRPSDLCTVELRGNWPVPGNG, encoded by the coding sequence ATGAGCGTGCTGCGGGGGAGGGAAGACCCGGCGCTGGCGGCCGTCATCACCCGCATCGTTCCGCTGCGCTACGCCGCGGGCGCGGACCCGGCGCTGGACCGCCCGGCGCACGTGCGGGCCGGTTCCGGGCTGGCGTGGATCGGCGGCGTGCTGGCCGTGGTGCAGGACGACGCGGCGTTCCTCGCGCTGATCGACCCGCGGACAGGCGAGGTGAACTCCCTGCCGCTCCCGGCGGAGGACGGCGTGCGCCAGTTCGGCGACGACCGCGGCAACAAGGCGCGCAAGCCGGACCTGGAATCGTGCGTCGTCCTTCCGGATGCGGACGGCGCCGAGCTTCTGGCCGCCTTCGGCTCGGGGAGCACGCCGGCGCGCGAGCGCATCGTGTTCGTCCGCGGCATTCCCGCCCGCCCGCGGGTGGAGGTGCATCACGCCCCCGCCTTTTACGCCGCCCTGCACGCCGCGCGCGACTTCGCCGGAAGCGAGCTGAACGTGGAGGGCGCCGCCTGGGACGGGGGCGAGCTGATCCTGGTGAACCGCGGCAACGGTGCGGTGGTGGATGGACGCCAGCCGGCGGACGCCACGTGCCGCATCCACTGGCCCGCGCTGCTGGACCACCTCCGCGGCGGAACCGCGCCGCCCGTGCCGGGAGCCGTGACCGCGTACGATCTGGGGGAGGTGGATGGATCGCGCCTCACCTTTACGGACGTGGCCGCGTTCGGCGGCCGGATCGTCTTTACCGCCGCGGCGGAGGCATCGCCCAACACGTACGACGACGGGCCAGTCGCGGGCGCCGCGCTGGGCGTGCTGGCGGCGGGTGGCGCACGCTGGGCGCTGCTGCGCGACGCGGCGGGGCGGCCGTTCGACGGCAAGGTGGAAGGGGTGGCGCCCGGGCGGGAGCCAGGGACCGCGCTGGTGGTGGTGGACCGCGACGATCCGCGCCGTCCCTCCGACCTGTGCACGGTGGAGTTGCGCGGAAACTGGCCGGTTCCGGGAAACGGATGA
- a CDS encoding ChaN family lipoprotein — translation MRVPLTALLAILCLAHAIPANAQADSAFVALDTRTGQTVSLDRMADSLARFDVVFLGEQHDDPVTHQVQAGLLRLIGQRRREVILALEMFERDVQTQVDEYAAGRISEADFLAQSRPWPNYATDYRPLVEIARANRWPVAAGNVPRPIAASVSRSGMQAAMAMDPAQWRLFAADRRCAPEGEYFRRFGEAMGGMGGHGAAVEGGESPLVRFYAAQCLKDETMAESIERARQSWPGWMVVHVNGGFHSERRLGTVERTARRLPSARIATVLMVPVADPARADHADAAALADYVVYTRAAAPAARQP, via the coding sequence ATGCGCGTTCCCCTCACGGCCCTGCTGGCGATCCTCTGCCTCGCGCATGCAATCCCCGCGAACGCGCAGGCGGACAGCGCGTTCGTCGCCCTCGACACGCGCACCGGGCAGACGGTTTCGCTGGACCGCATGGCCGATTCGCTCGCGCGCTTCGACGTCGTCTTCCTGGGCGAGCAGCACGACGACCCCGTGACGCACCAAGTGCAGGCCGGCCTGCTGCGCCTCATCGGCCAGCGGCGGCGGGAGGTGATCCTGGCGCTGGAGATGTTCGAGCGCGACGTGCAGACGCAGGTGGACGAGTACGCCGCGGGACGTATTTCCGAGGCGGACTTCCTGGCCCAGTCGCGCCCCTGGCCCAACTACGCCACGGACTATCGCCCGCTCGTGGAGATCGCGCGCGCCAACCGCTGGCCCGTGGCGGCGGGCAACGTGCCGCGCCCCATTGCCGCGTCTGTGTCGCGAAGCGGAATGCAGGCGGCGATGGCGATGGATCCCGCGCAGTGGCGCCTGTTTGCCGCGGACCGCCGGTGCGCGCCGGAGGGCGAGTACTTCCGCCGCTTCGGCGAGGCGATGGGCGGCATGGGCGGCCACGGCGCCGCGGTGGAGGGCGGAGAAAGCCCGCTGGTGCGCTTCTACGCCGCGCAGTGCCTCAAGGACGAAACGATGGCGGAGTCCATCGAACGCGCGCGGCAGTCGTGGCCCGGGTGGATGGTGGTGCACGTCAACGGCGGATTCCACAGCGAGCGCCGCCTGGGCACGGTGGAGCGCACCGCCCGCCGCCTCCCCTCCGCGCGCATCGCCACGGTGCTGATGGTCCCCGTCGCCGATCCCGCCCGCGCGGACCACGCGGATGCCGCGGCGCTGGCGGATTACGTGGTGTACACCCGCGCCGCCGCCCCCGCGGCCCGCCAGCCATGA